The Staphylococcus sp. KG4-3 genome has a window encoding:
- a CDS encoding ABC transporter ATP-binding protein, producing MLEFKDVTKYFKDGNQTIEAVKPTTVNFDKNELIAIIGPSGSGKSTFLTMAGALQTPTSGEIIINNKNISQMNQKALSDTRMQEIGFILQATNLVPFLTVKQQFKLLQKQKKDVLTLNEYTQLMEQLNLKMIENKLPSEISGGQKQRVAIAKALYTKPSLILADEPTASLDTDNAMEVMHILKEQTVQHNKTCIVVTHDERLTSFCDRVYHMEDGTLQLT from the coding sequence TGTCAAACCTACGACAGTTAATTTTGATAAAAATGAACTTATCGCTATTATAGGACCTTCTGGGTCTGGAAAAAGTACATTCTTAACAATGGCAGGCGCATTGCAGACGCCTACATCTGGAGAAATTATCATCAATAATAAAAACATTTCACAAATGAATCAAAAAGCATTATCGGATACACGTATGCAAGAAATAGGTTTCATTCTACAAGCAACGAATCTTGTTCCTTTTTTAACGGTAAAGCAACAATTTAAATTATTGCAAAAACAAAAAAAAGATGTTCTAACACTAAATGAATATACACAACTTATGGAACAACTTAATCTCAAAATGATAGAAAACAAATTACCAAGTGAGATATCTGGTGGACAAAAACAACGTGTCGCTATTGCTAAAGCATTATATACAAAACCTTCACTCATATTAGCAGATGAACCAACCGCTTCCTTGGATACAGATAACGCTATGGAAGTAATGCATATATTGAAAGAACAAACAGTACAACACAATAAAACTTGTATCGTTGTGACTCATGATGAGCGTTTAACATCATTTTGTGATCGTGTATATCATATGGAAGATGGTACTTTGCAACTGACTTAA
- a CDS encoding gluconate:H+ symporter, with protein sequence MMGEFWPLVAVVIGVLILLMLIMWFKLNTFIALIITSMVTGILLGMPLDTIVTTIEKGMGDTLGHIAIIFGLGSILGKLLSDGGGATRIADTLINVFGKKYVTWAMIIASFIIGISLFLEVAFVLLIPLVFTLAKRMQISNLTVGLPMATSIAVTHGFLPPHPGPVAISEAVNANIGHVLMYGVIIGIPLAIIVGGIFPKIARKLTPEAFKRKGNQAAVGEFKVFENKDLPSFGMSLLTALAPVILMLLATIVQLITGNEEGKASGFEGFIYFIGTSVTAMLIAVLFAIYSMGIRRKQSMKQIMDTVSNAITPIAMLILIIGGGGTFKQILIDGGVGDTISEIFKGTEMSPLILAWLAAALLRTALGSTTVAAISSVGIVLPLLQSSDVNISLVVLAIGAGSIFCSHVNDAGFWMFKEYFGLTMKETFLTWTLLESILSIVGLGLILIVNFLV encoded by the coding sequence ATGATGGGAGAATTTTGGCCATTAGTTGCTGTTGTGATTGGTGTACTTATATTATTAATGTTAATTATGTGGTTTAAACTTAATACATTTATCGCGCTAATTATCACTTCAATGGTAACCGGTATTTTACTGGGAATGCCTTTAGATACAATTGTAACTACTATTGAAAAAGGTATGGGGGATACACTAGGACATATTGCTATTATTTTTGGTTTAGGTTCCATATTAGGTAAGTTGTTATCAGATGGCGGTGGCGCTACACGCATTGCTGATACATTAATCAATGTGTTTGGTAAGAAATATGTGACGTGGGCAATGATTATTGCTTCATTTATTATTGGGATATCGCTATTCTTGGAAGTAGCATTTGTGTTATTGATTCCTTTAGTATTTACATTAGCTAAAAGGATGCAGATTTCAAATTTAACAGTTGGTCTTCCGATGGCAACTTCTATAGCAGTAACACATGGTTTTTTACCACCACATCCAGGACCAGTTGCAATTTCAGAAGCGGTAAATGCCAATATTGGTCATGTATTAATGTATGGCGTTATTATCGGCATACCTTTAGCAATTATTGTTGGAGGTATTTTCCCAAAAATTGCACGTAAATTAACGCCTGAAGCTTTTAAAAGAAAAGGAAATCAAGCAGCTGTCGGTGAGTTTAAAGTGTTTGAAAACAAGGATTTACCAAGTTTTGGTATGAGTTTGCTCACGGCACTTGCACCAGTTATCTTAATGCTACTAGCTACAATTGTACAGTTAATCACTGGTAATGAAGAAGGAAAAGCAAGTGGTTTCGAAGGATTTATCTACTTTATTGGAACTTCTGTAACTGCGATGTTAATTGCCGTATTATTTGCAATTTATTCTATGGGAATTAGAAGAAAACAGAGTATGAAACAGATTATGGATACCGTTTCGAATGCCATTACACCCATAGCAATGCTTATTCTTATCATAGGTGGTGGCGGAACATTTAAACAGATACTAATTGATGGTGGTGTAGGTGACACCATTTCGGAGATATTTAAAGGTACTGAAATGTCACCGCTTATCCTTGCATGGCTAGCTGCGGCGCTATTACGTACAGCATTAGGTTCAACAACAGTTGCAGCAATTTCGTCGGTAGGTATTGTTTTACCATTATTACAGTCATCTGATGTAAATATTTCATTAGTTGTATTAGCTATCGGAGCTGGGAGTATTTTTTGTTCACATGTGAATGATGCAGGATTTTGGATGTTTAAAGAATATTTTGGTTTAACTATGAAGGAAACATTTTTAACTTGGACCTTATTAGAATCCATCTTATCAATTGTAGGTTTAGGATTGATTTTAATTGTGAATTTCCTCGTATAA
- a CDS encoding four-carbon acid sugar kinase family protein, translating into MLNERLINVTKQDVISKKLSTFKYKIIVLDDDPTGTQTVKDLPVYTEWSESLIEDGFKQENHMFYILTNSRALNEQETTQLHQEISRNIARVSQRLDHPYIVISRGDSTLRGHFYLEPKVLSEASDEQFDGVFYIPAFFEGKRYTLDGIHYLKEGNGYIPVSESEFANDTTFGFSSRTMASFIEEKSNGEIHADDVKHIRLSQIRERDAQSINEVLNSISNFDAVIVDALNDEDMDYFVSCLTRFLESNDKKFMFRTAASFVKAMCETPGEIINLNHYSDQTNGGLMIVGSHVKKTSLQLQHLLTNTDIASIEFDVKAVTTNDLKTYINQQIEKVTSYIQSGRDVVVYTSRDVIKTEDLTNNLSISTNISNALVGIVQGLKVKPRFIIAKGGITSSDVATKGLNIKKALVIGQITQGVPVWLTGEEAKYSQMPYVIFPGNIGDEDTLTTVYKINTKEI; encoded by the coding sequence ATGTTAAACGAGCGTTTAATAAATGTAACGAAGCAAGATGTTATTTCAAAAAAACTTAGTACTTTTAAATATAAAATTATTGTTCTAGATGACGACCCAACTGGCACTCAAACAGTAAAAGACTTACCGGTATATACAGAATGGTCAGAATCATTAATTGAAGATGGTTTTAAGCAAGAGAATCATATGTTTTATATATTAACGAATTCCAGAGCGTTAAATGAACAAGAAACTACACAATTACATCAAGAAATCAGTCGTAATATAGCACGTGTTTCACAACGACTAGATCATCCGTACATTGTAATAAGTAGAGGAGATTCGACATTAAGAGGGCATTTTTATTTAGAACCGAAAGTCTTAAGCGAAGCTTCAGATGAACAATTTGATGGGGTGTTTTATATACCGGCATTCTTTGAGGGGAAACGTTACACATTGGATGGTATTCATTATTTAAAAGAAGGCAATGGATATATTCCTGTGTCTGAAAGTGAATTTGCAAATGATACTACATTCGGATTCAGTAGTAGAACGATGGCCAGTTTTATTGAAGAGAAAAGTAACGGAGAAATTCACGCTGACGACGTAAAACATATTCGTTTGTCACAAATACGAGAACGTGATGCCCAATCAATTAATGAAGTGCTTAACAGTATCTCAAATTTTGATGCTGTTATCGTCGATGCATTAAATGATGAAGATATGGATTATTTTGTTTCATGTTTAACTCGATTTTTAGAAAGTAATGATAAAAAATTCATGTTTAGAACAGCCGCGTCATTTGTTAAGGCTATGTGCGAAACACCTGGAGAGATTATTAACTTAAATCATTATAGTGATCAAACGAATGGTGGACTTATGATTGTAGGATCACATGTTAAAAAAACTTCATTACAACTACAACATTTATTAACAAATACTGATATAGCATCCATTGAGTTTGATGTAAAAGCAGTAACTACAAATGATTTAAAAACGTACATAAATCAACAGATAGAAAAGGTGACATCATATATTCAATCGGGAAGAGATGTCGTTGTATATACTTCAAGAGATGTAATCAAAACAGAAGATTTAACGAATAATTTAAGTATTTCTACGAATATTTCCAATGCATTGGTTGGTATTGTACAAGGCTTGAAAGTAAAACCAAGATTCATTATTGCTAAAGGTGGTATTACTTCTAGCGATGTTGCCACTAAAGGACTAAATATTAAAAAGGCACTTGTTATTGGCCAAATAACGCAAGGTGTACCAGTTTGGCTAACAGGGGAGGAAGCAAAATATAGTCAAATGCCTTATGTTATTTTCCCGGGAAATATTGGAGATGAAGATACGTTAACAACTGTATATAAAATTAATACGAAAGAGATATAG
- a CDS encoding NAD(P)-binding domain-containing protein: protein MKVGFIGLGIMGKPMVENLLKANVTVLVNDLNKEAESEVVMQGANAVSVKQMAQQADYVITSLPNGAIVKAVLYSGEDAIVKQTDIKVKAVIDTSSLTPNESLEISKVLETKQIKYMDAPVSGGEPLAITGELSVMIGCAETDLPEIQKVLEPIAASVIRVGDVGAGSVVKLANQIIVNTNIAALSEAVVLAKKFDIDLANMYKAIKGGLAGSSVMDAKFPKMIEEDYQPGGTLNINLKDMKNVSSTADTVGLTLPIANQVKEIYKSEVAHGNGMNDHSGIIKYFENINNM from the coding sequence ATGAAAGTAGGATTTATAGGTTTAGGTATTATGGGGAAACCAATGGTAGAAAATTTATTAAAAGCGAACGTAACTGTTCTTGTTAATGATTTAAATAAAGAAGCAGAAAGTGAAGTAGTGATGCAAGGGGCAAATGCTGTTTCAGTAAAACAAATGGCCCAACAAGCTGATTATGTTATTACATCGTTACCAAATGGTGCGATAGTAAAGGCTGTTTTATATAGTGGCGAAGATGCAATAGTTAAGCAAACTGATATTAAAGTAAAAGCTGTTATTGATACTAGCTCTCTAACGCCAAATGAATCATTGGAAATAAGTAAAGTACTAGAAACAAAACAAATTAAATATATGGATGCTCCCGTTAGTGGAGGAGAACCTTTAGCGATAACAGGTGAATTATCAGTGATGATTGGGTGTGCAGAAACAGATTTACCAGAAATTCAAAAAGTTTTAGAACCTATTGCTGCATCAGTTATAAGAGTCGGAGATGTTGGCGCTGGTAGCGTAGTAAAGTTAGCAAACCAAATTATAGTTAACACCAACATTGCTGCGCTTTCTGAAGCGGTAGTATTAGCGAAAAAATTTGATATAGATTTAGCAAATATGTATAAAGCAATTAAAGGTGGTCTAGCAGGTTCTAGCGTAATGGATGCGAAGTTTCCAAAAATGATTGAGGAAGACTATCAACCAGGGGGAACGTTAAATATAAATTTAAAAGATATGAAAAACGTGAGTTCAACAGCAGATACAGTTGGTCTTACATTGCCTATAGCAAATCAAGTGAAAGAAATTTACAAATCAGAAGTTGCACACGGTAATGGTATGAATGACCATTCAGGCATTATAAAATACTTTGAAAATATAAATAATATGTAG
- a CDS encoding GntR family transcriptional regulator has product MNNNELTIYQRIRNDIISGAFKKDEKITEAKLAKKYEVSRTPIREALKQLELEYFIKNAYIFIPTSEEYRQIFEMRILLETHALKKAAIVYTTSDLEELKGYTEIDIEVEDEATIIEINDKFHQKIIAATNNQFILDTYQKYKSFIYLFSQTVINKRRPGLIEEHKAIVSALYDRDINLAVTLLEDHLKNDLEFSLYYLEFKNNE; this is encoded by the coding sequence TTGAATAATAATGAATTAACAATTTATCAAAGAATTAGAAATGACATCATTTCTGGAGCTTTTAAAAAAGATGAGAAAATTACCGAAGCTAAACTTGCAAAGAAATATGAAGTAAGTCGAACTCCAATTCGTGAAGCATTAAAGCAATTAGAGCTAGAATATTTTATTAAAAATGCTTATATTTTCATTCCAACTAGTGAAGAATATAGGCAAATATTTGAAATGCGTATTTTATTAGAAACACACGCGTTAAAAAAAGCTGCTATTGTTTATACAACATCAGATTTAGAAGAATTAAAAGGTTACACAGAGATAGATATCGAAGTGGAGGATGAAGCTACAATCATTGAAATCAATGACAAATTCCATCAAAAAATTATCGCCGCTACTAATAACCAATTTATCCTAGATACATACCAGAAATATAAGAGTTTCATTTATTTATTTAGCCAAACTGTAATTAACAAACGTCGGCCTGGTTTAATAGAAGAACATAAAGCCATTGTTTCAGCGCTTTATGACAGAGATATTAATTTAGCTGTCACGTTACTCGAAGACCATTTAAAAAACGACTTAGAATTCAGTCTTTATTATTTAGAATTTAAAAACAATGAATAA
- a CDS encoding VOC family protein — protein sequence MNIIGHHHISMYTKDAQINKGFYTKILGLRLVEKSVNQDNPMMYHLFFGDEIGSAGTLLSFFEIPNIGKNRPGTNSIHRIGLLVPDKASLTYFQSRLEDNNIDTINMTYLNQPALLFKDPDDLEIILIANQQYNLPKSWRKNPYSDIPTEHQILGMGPVELRLRDTQKTVDFLQNELRYTPRQDTEEIVMTLDETGLYSDFVIVEQQGQRARPGQGYVHHIAVNTPKDSNLEAILATVNKNPGNNSGIIDRYFFKSLYYRHNSIMYEFATESPGFTVDTAIENLGKQLNLPDFMEDQRTQIESQLHDL from the coding sequence ATGAATATCATTGGCCATCATCACATTTCTATGTATACAAAAGATGCACAAATAAATAAAGGTTTTTATACTAAAATTTTAGGATTACGTTTAGTAGAAAAATCTGTAAATCAAGACAACCCTATGATGTACCATCTATTTTTCGGAGATGAAATCGGGTCTGCAGGAACTTTGCTGAGCTTTTTTGAGATACCTAATATAGGGAAAAATCGCCCCGGTACAAACTCCATTCATCGTATAGGTTTATTAGTCCCTGATAAAGCATCTTTAACTTATTTCCAATCTCGTTTAGAAGATAACAATATAGATACGATAAATATGACATATTTAAACCAACCAGCTTTGTTATTTAAAGATCCAGATGATTTAGAGATTATATTAATTGCTAACCAACAATATAACCTACCAAAGTCATGGCGCAAAAATCCATACTCAGATATCCCTACAGAGCATCAAATTTTAGGTATGGGACCTGTCGAATTACGATTACGTGATACGCAAAAAACTGTCGATTTTTTACAAAATGAACTTCGTTATACTCCAAGGCAGGATACAGAGGAAATAGTTATGACCTTGGATGAAACTGGCTTATACTCAGATTTTGTGATTGTCGAACAACAAGGGCAACGCGCTAGGCCTGGTCAAGGTTATGTGCACCACATAGCTGTAAACACACCCAAAGATTCAAATTTAGAAGCTATTTTAGCAACAGTTAATAAAAATCCTGGAAATAATAGCGGTATTATTGATCGTTACTTTTTCAAATCATTATACTATCGACACAATAGCATTATGTATGAATTTGCAACAGAATCTCCTGGTTTCACGGTAGACACAGCTATTGAAAATTTGGGTAAACAGCTCAATTTACCAGATTTTATGGAAGATCAACGTACTCAAATCGAATCACAATTACACGATTTATAA
- a CDS encoding LLM class flavin-dependent oxidoreductase, whose product MAILKMNENTPLEFGLYSLGDHLLNPHNGEKVSYEQRIQELIEASQLAEQAGIDVFGVGESHQEHFTTQAHTVVLGAIAQATNKIKISSSSSIISAADPVRIFEDFATLDLISHGRAEIVAGRASRTGIFDLFGLDLNNYDELYEEKLNLLLELNKTDKITWSGKFRPDLNNMKIFPRPIDDELPIWRAVGGPAASAIKAGRQGIPMMITTLGGPAMTFKDSIDEYRLTAKEHGFDTSAESLPVSTASLFYTAETTQSALKEYYPHLNVGMSFIRGTGYPKQQFANAPDYRDALMVGSPQQIIEKILYQHELYNHQRFMAQIDFGGVPFDKIMKNIELIGNEIIPGVKKHLNK is encoded by the coding sequence ATGGCTATTTTAAAAATGAATGAAAATACTCCATTAGAATTTGGACTTTATTCACTTGGAGATCACTTACTCAACCCTCACAACGGTGAAAAAGTCAGTTATGAACAACGCATTCAAGAATTAATCGAGGCAAGTCAATTAGCAGAACAAGCAGGTATAGATGTATTCGGTGTAGGCGAAAGTCACCAAGAGCACTTTACTACACAAGCACATACAGTTGTGTTAGGTGCTATTGCACAAGCGACTAATAAAATTAAAATATCTAGTTCTTCTTCAATTATAAGCGCAGCGGACCCAGTTAGAATATTTGAAGATTTTGCAACTTTAGACCTAATATCACATGGACGAGCAGAAATAGTAGCAGGTAGAGCTTCTCGTACAGGTATCTTTGATTTATTTGGTTTAGATTTAAATAATTATGATGAGCTTTACGAAGAAAAATTAAATTTACTGTTAGAGTTGAATAAGACTGATAAAATCACTTGGTCTGGTAAATTTAGACCAGATTTAAATAATATGAAAATATTCCCAAGACCAATAGACGATGAACTACCAATTTGGCGTGCTGTTGGTGGGCCTGCAGCAAGTGCGATTAAAGCAGGACGTCAAGGTATTCCAATGATGATTACAACATTAGGTGGGCCAGCAATGACATTTAAAGATTCAATAGATGAATATCGACTCACTGCAAAAGAACATGGTTTCGATACTTCAGCCGAATCGTTACCAGTTTCTACTGCTAGTTTATTCTACACTGCTGAAACTACACAATCAGCATTAAAAGAATATTATCCTCACCTTAATGTTGGTATGTCTTTTATAAGAGGTACTGGATATCCAAAACAACAATTTGCTAATGCACCAGATTATAGAGATGCCTTAATGGTTGGAAGCCCACAACAAATCATTGAAAAAATACTTTACCAACATGAACTTTATAATCATCAGAGATTTATGGCTCAAATTGATTTCGGTGGCGTACCTTTCGATAAAATAATGAAAAATATAGAACTCATTGGTAATGAAATCATTCCAGGTGTTAAAAAGCATTTGAACAAATAG
- a CDS encoding NADPH-dependent FMN reductase, which translates to MKNVVLLSGSTVGSKTSTAIKYLNEAITNQDDTLNIQLFDLKNLDLAFSDGRNYLDYSGDTLELTTALMQADIIFIGFPIFQASIPGTLKNVFDLLPVNAFRDKVVGIIATAGSPKHYLIAETQLKPILSYMKAHVMQTYVFIEERDFSNGTIVNDDIIFRINDLATSTLRVSKLYNQLLEEENNQYDF; encoded by the coding sequence ATGAAAAACGTCGTGCTACTATCTGGTTCTACAGTTGGCTCTAAAACAAGTACTGCTATAAAATATCTAAACGAAGCCATAACAAATCAAGATGATACACTTAATATCCAATTATTCGATTTAAAGAATTTAGATTTAGCTTTTAGCGATGGACGAAATTACTTGGATTATTCTGGAGACACATTAGAATTAACTACTGCTTTAATGCAAGCTGATATTATTTTTATAGGTTTTCCAATCTTTCAAGCATCTATACCAGGAACACTTAAAAACGTATTTGATTTACTTCCTGTTAATGCATTTAGAGATAAAGTTGTAGGTATTATAGCAACTGCGGGTTCTCCTAAGCATTACTTAATTGCTGAAACACAATTAAAACCAATATTAAGCTATATGAAAGCCCATGTTATGCAAACTTATGTATTTATTGAAGAACGTGATTTTTCTAATGGCACTATCGTTAATGATGACATTATATTTAGAATTAATGACTTGGCAACATCAACCTTGCGTGTTTCTAAATTATATAATCAGCTTTTAGAAGAAGAAAATAATCAATACGATTTTTAA